The genomic interval TATATCTAACAAGAGGATACGGATTATAGCTTTGCTTTAATAAAAATTCTTCAATTGTCTTATCAGCCATCGTTAATCCATCTGCTTTTATATTTTGCAGTTCTTTTTTGACGATTTCCACTAAATCGGGATCTGCTATTCCATCAATATACCCAACAGCAATGTCCGTTTTGGAACGCTCTCCTACTCTCATAATTTCAAAGCGAAGGCGCTCATCTCTAATTCTTCTTCTTGTTATTGCTGTATTTACAATAATATTCTCGACAAATCCGTCCCTTGAACCACGAACTACCTTTTCTGTGTCTGGTTCTTGAGGCATTCTACCTGGGTAACTCCTTACATCTACAACTAACCCATGATTATAGCCTTCTACTACAATGGCAATTAACCCAGAAAGTACTTGATCTACCAATTCATCCATTTTCTCAATTGGCTGGACACTTTGGTGCACAATTTGATTTTCAACAATATCAAATATATTACTTGCCTGTGATTTTCTATCTGTATCATTTAAGAATAATAGCTGTTCTAACAATTCAGCAATTAAAACACTATCACAAAGTCCATTAACATAATATAAATGGACTTGTTTTCGCATTACCTTTATTTTACGAACGCCTAAGTCAAAGCTTGTTCCAAGTCCGACTCGATCCTTCATATATTTTTCGACTTTTTCTAAGTCTTCAAATATCTGATCCTGCTTTTCAGTCTTGCTGCTCATGAAAACCACTTCTTTCTAAAATATATTCCACTGCTTTTCTCGTAATTGGTGCCCCTTTTTCATAAGAGTCTTTTTTTCCCATTTTTCCAATGTCACCGATACCAACAACGAGAGGTAAATTTAATTCATCCAAAACATATACGGTATCTCCATTCACTCTCCCTAATTCAATTTCTGGAATTCCATATTTGTCGACACCATAAGGGGTTAATTCTCCATCCTGGTCAATGGAAACATCCACTTTCGTCCATTCCTCTCTTCTTGTTCTGCTTGCCACTGCAATCACGCCCAACACTTCTAAATCAGGATGCGTTGCTATGTATTTCAAAGCTTTTTCACCAGTACCTTCTCCAACAAACCCACTATCATCAAACATAACTAAAACAGGATCATTTTTAGCTTGCTTAATGAGATGCAAAATCTCCTTGCCACTATGATGGCTAGGGTTGCCAAATGAAGTGGATATACATCTTCCACCTACTTCCTTTGCTACAATCTCAACGGCTCTCTTGGCATACTCATCACCATCAGTTATAAGGATTACTTTTCTCCTATTTTCCATTCTTTATACTTCCTTTCTGTTTCTAATATTATGGAATAAAATAAATCCAATGAAACAAGGAGCCAAAGATTTTACCAAAAACAAGAGCCATCATTAAAACTAATAGTCGATCGTCTATTCCAATTCTTTTAGCTAAAAGAGGGAATACATCTAGCACCTCTGTTAATGCTGCGGCAATCATTCCCACATAAATTCCATCTGCCAATCCCATTAGAATAAGTAGAAAAGCTGGTAAAGAAAAAGTAGGTTCTTGTAAAAAAGCAAGGGTTCCCATTACAGCTCCCAATACAGCAGCCCATTCATATGCATATATTTTACTGAAAGTTTTCGTCAACTGTGTTAGCCTAGGAATAATGCCAAAAACCGTTAAAAAAGCAACATATCCAGCACCAACTGTAATTCCCCAAGCCAAGCCTACAAAGATGACAAATAGGATACTAATGATCATCCAATTTTTTTATACTTTCTTTATTTTCATGCATAATCATGTATTGATCTAAGGACTGCTGATAATTAAACACTTCTACCTCCAATGGGCTTGGTTCTTCATTAAGCCGCTTTTTAAACACATGGTTAAAAAATATGACCATTCCAAGTCCTAATCCAATAGAATATGGAATCTGAAAAATTAATGGTTTTTCTATTTCCTTACCAGTAATCATCTTAAAAATGCGCTGATGAACAGTCTGCATACTTACATCTTCATGGAAATTCATAATGGTTAAACCAGATCCAATAAAAAGCAATAGCCATACTAAAATAAAAAAAGGAAGCGTTACTTTCTTCTTTGCAAAAACAACTTCTATGATTGTTTGCGCTGGTCCAATCAGTTGTATTTCCAGATCTTTATATTGTTTTTTTATCTCCCGAATAACCTGCGTACTATCAATAATGATGATATTCTTGTCCTGCTCTGTAATATGGTAAAGACATAGATTTTTAAGCGACGACAGTAATTGTTCTGTTGCAATAATTTGCGCTAAATCCTTCAGGAAAATCCGTTCATCGGACTTTTTTTGAATTCGATGTCTCATACGAATATATATAGTCTCTGCCAAAGGTTCCACGTCCTAACACATTGTTTTCCTCATGACTGTATTATTCGATATTCTTGGTAAAAATATGATAGACTTTCAAATGGTAATTTTTTCTGAAAGTTATATTACTATGGATTTGAAATAATAGCTTTCATTTCACTTCATTAACATCCCATTTCTTCATCATTAGTTTTCCTAGTTATCCAAAGTACATAACAAAAAAAGTCAGCATCCTCTTATGAAGAGTGCCGACTTTTTTCGATTTAAAGATCCATCTGTTCTTTCATTTGCAATAATATTTTTTTCTCCAGCCTGGAAACCTGAACTTGGGAAATACCTAGTCTTGTAGCTACTTCTGACTGGGTCTGATCTTTATAATATCTTAAATAAACAATCAGACGTTCTCTTTCATCCAATTCACGGATTGCTTCCTGGAGAGCTATCTTATCAAACCATTTCCCTTCATTGCCATCATCGATTTGATCCAATAAAGTAATGGGATCCCCATCATTTTCATAAACCGTTTCATGAATGGAGGATGGCGTTCTAGCTGCCTCTTGCGCGAGAACGATATCTTCTGGAGGTATATCTAAATACTCGGAAAGTTCCCCGACTGTTGGTGTTCTGCCATATTGCTTAGATAGTTCGTCCTTCGCCTTACGAATTTTGTTGCTTAATTCTTTTAACGATCTGCTAACCTTTACCGTTCCATCATCACGAATAAATCGTTGAATTTCTCCAATAATCATGGGAACAGCATAGGTAGAAAATTTTACATCATAGCTTAAATCAAATTTATCAACGGATTTTAATAGACCAATACATCCAATTTGAAATAAATCATCTGGATCATAGCCTCTATTTAAAAATCTTTGCACGACTGACCAAACAAGACGCATATTTTTCTGAACGATTGTATCTCTTGCTGAATGATCTCCATCTTGGCTTCGTTTTATTAAGTCTTTGACTTCATGGTCTTTTAGATACGTTTCCTTCTTATCTTTCTTTACCTCCACATCCATAGACGATTCTCCTTAATTGCTCAGCATTTTGCTATTCATTAAATGCTTACGCAGACGAATCTCTGTTCCGCTATCTGGACTTGACTGAATTTCGATATCATCCATAAAGTTTTCCATGATGGTGAATCCCATACCAGATCGTTCAAGCTCTGGCTTTGTCGTAAATAATGGTTGTCTTGCTTCCTCTACATCGAAAATTCCTTTCCCTTCATCTCTGATGGTTAAATCAATGTATGAATCTTCTAATATAACAGAAATATAAACAATTCCACTTGGATCATTTTCATAGCCATGAATAATACAGTTTGTTACTGCTTCTGATACAACTGTTTTAATTTCTGTTAATTCATCCATTGTTGGATCAAGCTGAGCTATAAAAGCTGCTACTGTCACACGTGCAAAAGATTCATTCTGGCTAAGAGCACTAAATTGAATATGCATTTCATTTCTCATCTTAAGCTACCCCCAATCGTTGTAGGGCAAATTCCTCATTTGTTTCTAGCTTCATAATTTTAAACATGCCCGACATATCAAACAAGCGCTGCACACTAGGGGAAATAGCACAAATCACCATTTCTCCTCCAAGCTGCTTTATTTGTTTATATCTACCCAAGATGACACCTAAGCCAGAACTGTCCATGAAGGATAATTGTTCAAGATTTAATACAATGTGACGAATATTATAGCTCTCTATGGCAGTAGTTGCTTTTGTACGCAATTCTTCTGCATAGTGATGATCCAATTCCCCAGATAGACGTATACAAAGTACATTATTTTTTACTTCCAACTCAATATTAAGACTCACAAGAATAGCCTCCTTATTTG from Niallia sp. FSL W8-0635 carries:
- a CDS encoding stage V sporulation protein AE — protein: MENRRKVILITDGDEYAKRAVEIVAKEVGGRCISTSFGNPSHHSGKEILHLIKQAKNDPVLVMFDDSGFVGEGTGEKALKYIATHPDLEVLGVIAVASRTRREEWTKVDVSIDQDGELTPYGVDKYGIPEIELGRVNGDTVYVLDELNLPLVVGIGDIGKMGKKDSYEKGAPITRKAVEYILERSGFHEQQD
- a CDS encoding stage V sporulation protein AB codes for the protein MIISILFVIFVGLAWGITVGAGYVAFLTVFGIIPRLTQLTKTFSKIYAYEWAAVLGAVMGTLAFLQEPTFSLPAFLLILMGLADGIYVGMIAAALTEVLDVFPLLAKRIGIDDRLLVLMMALVFGKIFGSLFHWIYFIP
- a CDS encoding stage V sporulation protein AA, with product MAETIYIRMRHRIQKKSDERIFLKDLAQIIATEQLLSSLKNLCLYHITEQDKNIIIIDSTQVIREIKKQYKDLEIQLIGPAQTIIEVVFAKKKVTLPFFILVWLLLFIGSGLTIMNFHEDVSMQTVHQRIFKMITGKEIEKPLIFQIPYSIGLGLGMVIFFNHVFKKRLNEEPSPLEVEVFNYQQSLDQYMIMHENKESIKKLDDH
- the sigF gene encoding RNA polymerase sporulation sigma factor SigF, whose amino-acid sequence is MDVEVKKDKKETYLKDHEVKDLIKRSQDGDHSARDTIVQKNMRLVWSVVQRFLNRGYDPDDLFQIGCIGLLKSVDKFDLSYDVKFSTYAVPMIIGEIQRFIRDDGTVKVSRSLKELSNKIRKAKDELSKQYGRTPTVGELSEYLDIPPEDIVLAQEAARTPSSIHETVYENDGDPITLLDQIDDGNEGKWFDKIALQEAIRELDERERLIVYLRYYKDQTQSEVATRLGISQVQVSRLEKKILLQMKEQMDL
- the spoIIAB gene encoding anti-sigma F factor — translated: MRNEMHIQFSALSQNESFARVTVAAFIAQLDPTMDELTEIKTVVSEAVTNCIIHGYENDPSGIVYISVILEDSYIDLTIRDEGKGIFDVEEARQPLFTTKPELERSGMGFTIMENFMDDIEIQSSPDSGTEIRLRKHLMNSKMLSN
- the spoIIAA gene encoding anti-sigma F factor antagonist is translated as MSLNIELEVKNNVLCIRLSGELDHHYAEELRTKATTAIESYNIRHIVLNLEQLSFMDSSGLGVILGRYKQIKQLGGEMVICAISPSVQRLFDMSGMFKIMKLETNEEFALQRLGVA